The following proteins are co-located in the Candidatus Competibacteraceae bacterium genome:
- a CDS encoding sigma 54-interacting transcriptional regulator: protein MRPFTLGQSTAPGYGDLLEKIEILRSTLRWATRLEREEIQRLLGQCNALREDVMSLSRRERFVQSSAALEDLRPPRPEPALTAEQRRAALLEREFTFDGVFGDNPKLLETLEIAEKAAPTDLPVLVRGESGTGKELLAKVVHTNGRRGQEPFISVNCGAIPENLVESELFGHKKGAFTGAASDRKGKFESANLGTIFLDEIGELPLSGQVKLLRVLQSQEIQRVGSDSPIRIDARIVAATNRDLLAMVRTGQFREDLYYRLSVIEVTMPPLRERRDEIPLLIDFFCDAAAERLGRSPLKLSPRLRQFLLDYDFPGNIRELHNLIFRMSCLAGDTADLPHLPDALRTNPPSVRPSADAPLEPGAPASLSDAKKAAGDAAEKRFLEQGLREVNGRAVELARRQGMNRSHLQTLMKKHGLSAKAFRPKKA, encoded by the coding sequence ATGAGACCCTTCACCCTCGGCCAATCGACCGCGCCCGGTTACGGCGACCTGCTGGAAAAAATCGAAATCCTGCGCTCTACACTGCGTTGGGCCACACGGCTGGAACGCGAGGAGATCCAGCGCTTGCTGGGACAGTGCAACGCACTCCGCGAGGACGTGATGAGCCTGTCGCGCCGGGAGCGCTTCGTCCAGTCCTCCGCCGCCCTGGAGGATTTGCGGCCGCCGCGGCCCGAGCCAGCACTCACGGCGGAGCAACGGCGCGCGGCCTTGCTGGAACGGGAATTTACCTTCGACGGGGTCTTTGGAGACAATCCCAAGCTATTGGAAACCCTGGAAATCGCCGAAAAGGCGGCGCCCACCGATCTGCCGGTGCTGGTTCGCGGCGAGAGCGGCACCGGCAAGGAACTGCTGGCCAAGGTGGTGCATACCAACGGTCGGCGCGGCCAAGAGCCGTTCATTTCCGTCAACTGCGGCGCCATTCCGGAAAACCTGGTGGAATCAGAGCTGTTCGGCCATAAAAAAGGGGCGTTTACCGGGGCGGCCAGCGACCGCAAGGGCAAATTCGAAAGCGCCAATCTCGGTACGATTTTTCTGGACGAGATCGGCGAATTGCCCTTGTCGGGCCAGGTCAAGCTGCTGCGGGTGCTGCAATCGCAGGAAATCCAGCGGGTCGGTTCCGACAGTCCGATCCGGATCGACGCGCGTATCGTCGCCGCCACCAATCGCGATCTGTTGGCCATGGTGCGAACCGGGCAGTTCCGGGAGGATTTGTACTACCGATTGAGCGTGATCGAAGTCACCATGCCCCCGTTGCGGGAACGCCGGGACGAGATCCCGCTGCTGATCGATTTTTTCTGCGACGCGGCGGCGGAAAGACTGGGCCGAAGTCCGCTCAAGCTGAGTCCACGGCTGCGGCAGTTTTTGCTCGACTATGATTTTCCGGGCAATATCCGCGAACTGCACAATTTGATTTTTCGCATGTCCTGTCTGGCCGGCGATACCGCCGATCTCCCTCACCTGCCGGATGCCCTGCGGACCAACCCGCCAAGCGTTCGCCCGTCGGCGGATGCCCCGCTCGAACCCGGAGCGCCCGCGTCGCTAAGCGATGCCAAAAAAGCGGCCGGTGACGCGGCGGAAAAACGTTTTCTCGAACAGGGGTTGCGGGAAGTGAATGGGCGGGCGGTGGAACTGGCCCGCCGTCAGGGGATGAACCGCTCCCATCTGCAGACCTTGATGAAGAAACACGGTTTGAGCGCCAAGGCGTTTCGCCCCAAAAAGGCATAA